A single region of the Branchiostoma lanceolatum isolate klBraLanc5 chromosome 1, klBraLanc5.hap2, whole genome shotgun sequence genome encodes:
- the LOC136422190 gene encoding uncharacterized protein isoform X2, whose translation MLVEAFRDKFEFAVGKSRIETTIQQQASSLSRSPNIWHRYYVALYEGKLAGAMCIVFYGDSADEGSQCCDSQLGYYGSTRLWCVHCCLDNSDMRRGECYIDRICVDAGYRGKGIGKAMLDKAESEAREHGSTLMSLWVKQTNRAVHLYERQGYNISMNCCWPCTWFAVGTARWYQMEKQL comes from the exons ATGCTGGTGGAGGCCTTCAGGGATAAGTTTGAATTTGCAGTTGGAAAGAGTCG GATTGAAACCACCATACAACAACAGGCCAGCTCACTTAGCCGGTCTCCCAACATATGGCACAGATATTACGTGGCATTGTACGAGGGAAAGTTGGCCGGTGCTATGTGCATTGTATTTTATGGAGACAG TGCTGATGAGGGTTCCCAATGCTGTGATTCCCAGCTGGGTTATTACGGCTCAACCAG GCTCTGGTGTGTACATTGCTGTTTGGACAACTCTGACATGCGCAGAGGGGAGTGTTACATAGACCGCATCTGTGTGGACGCAGGCTATCGAGGAAAGGGCATCGGAAAAGCGATGCTGGACAAGGCTGAATCTGAGGCTCGCGAACACGGATCTACG CTGATGTCCCTGTGGGTGAAGCAGACAAATCGTGCTGTTCACCTGTACGAGCGACAGGGCTACAACATCAGCATGAACTGCTGCTGGCCATGCACATGGTTTGCCGTGGGAACTGCG CGCTGGTATCAGATGGAGAAACAGCTGTAG
- the LOC136422139 gene encoding beta-alanyl-dopamine/carcinine hydrolase-like produces MVVRVCCVCGTHYQVGLQVGRAFRRQIAEYFERYRVFAKLLAILQADAGRNVYEGYLRAAKSAYPHYVDEIAGMSEGSDLPFEHLFLMHCQPEFGLMFKEECKVEAVAEGCTTVFLNAKNGPRILAHNEDGDSLIKDLGYVVVASIDPYELPNGEVIPAEGFTAFCYPGLLAGNAYGFNQHGLCSTGNFQLAKCVERDKIPQRFLCRALLSAATVEQAVDMLRTDRVGMASGYSYNVVSTTDRTNNMYSIEVAPAEGEARNMVSVHVIEPGDGQTDGRYNHYNLYDHLDTPHWRDPSSDHRKDRAAVVGPLSTKEDVLKFMGDTEDPEYPVYRSQTGNDVFMTTTTGVFDLEAGVLEVFTGNPAEGEEPDVIFVLPV; encoded by the exons ATGGTTGTACGCGTTTGTTGTGTTTGCGGAACTCACTACCAGGTCGGGCTGCAGGTCGGGAGGGCCTTCCGTCGACAGATCGCCGAGTATTTCGAACGTTACCGCGTCTTTGCAAAACTCTTGGCGATACTCCAAGCAGACGCAGGAAGGAATGTGTACGAAG GTTATCTGCGGGCGGCCAAGTCTGCGTACCCCCACTATGTAGATGAGATAGCGGGGATGTCCGAAGGGTCGGACCTCCCGTTCGAACACCTGTTCCTGATGCACTGTCAGCCCGAGTTTGGGCTCATGTTCAAGGAGGAGTGCAAAGTTGAGGCCGTGGCCGAAG GTTGTACAACCGTGTTTCTTAACGCCAAGAACGGGCCCAGAATCTTGGCTCACAACGAAGACGGCGACTCCCTCATCAAAGACCTGGGATACGTGGTAGTCGCTAGTATAGACCCCTACGAACTGCCAAATGGAGAGGTTATTCCCGCAGAGGGCTTTACCGCTTTCTGCTATCCCGGGCTACTGGCTGGGAATGCTTACGGATTCAACCAACATGGTTTGTGCAGCACCGGCAACTTTCAACTGGCCAAATGTGTGGAGCGAGACAAAATAC CTCAGCGGTTCTTGTGCCGCGCCCTGCTGTCAGCTGCGACCGTGGAACAGGCCGTGGACATGCTCAGGACAGACCGTGTAGGGATGGCCAGCGGATATTCTTACAACGTcgtcagcaccacggacaggacCAACAACATGTACTCAATAGAGGTGGCTCCGGCGGAGGGAGAAGCTAGAAACATGGTTTCTGTTCACGTCATTGAGCCAGGAGACGGGCAGACTGACGGACGCTACAACCATTACAATCT GTACGACCATCTGGATACGCCGCATTGGAGGGATCCTAGTTCTGACCACAGGAAAGACCGAGCTGCTGTAGTAGGGCCACTCTCGACTAAAGAGGATGTTCTGAAATTCATGG GGGATACGGAGGACCCAGAGTATCCGGTTTACAGGTCCCAGACCGGAAATGACGTGTTTATGACGACAACAACTG GTGTGTTCGACCTTGAAGCAGGTGTTCTGGAAGTCTTCACCGGTAATCCGGCCGAGGGAGAAGAGCCTGACGTCATCTTCGTTCTTCCGGTGTAG
- the LOC136422190 gene encoding uncharacterized protein isoform X1 has product MESDPDTQSAAAVLPVLTEQPAPGTAGGPLQVRNLEAEDIDFVARMLVEAFRDKFEFAVGKSRIETTIQQQASSLSRSPNIWHRYYVALYEGKLAGAMCIVFYGDSADEGSQCCDSQLGYYGSTRLWCVHCCLDNSDMRRGECYIDRICVDAGYRGKGIGKAMLDKAESEAREHGSTLMSLWVKQTNRAVHLYERQGYNISMNCCWPCTWFAVGTARWYQMEKQL; this is encoded by the exons CACCAGGAACTGCAGGGGGTCCGCTGCAGGTTAGGAACTTGGAGGCAGAAGACATTGACTTTGTCGCTCGAATGCTGGTGGAGGCCTTCAGGGATAAGTTTGAATTTGCAGTTGGAAAGAGTCG GATTGAAACCACCATACAACAACAGGCCAGCTCACTTAGCCGGTCTCCCAACATATGGCACAGATATTACGTGGCATTGTACGAGGGAAAGTTGGCCGGTGCTATGTGCATTGTATTTTATGGAGACAG TGCTGATGAGGGTTCCCAATGCTGTGATTCCCAGCTGGGTTATTACGGCTCAACCAG GCTCTGGTGTGTACATTGCTGTTTGGACAACTCTGACATGCGCAGAGGGGAGTGTTACATAGACCGCATCTGTGTGGACGCAGGCTATCGAGGAAAGGGCATCGGAAAAGCGATGCTGGACAAGGCTGAATCTGAGGCTCGCGAACACGGATCTACG CTGATGTCCCTGTGGGTGAAGCAGACAAATCGTGCTGTTCACCTGTACGAGCGACAGGGCTACAACATCAGCATGAACTGCTGCTGGCCATGCACATGGTTTGCCGTGGGAACTGCG CGCTGGTATCAGATGGAGAAACAGCTGTAG